From Paraburkholderia sabiae, a single genomic window includes:
- the rfaE2 gene encoding D-glycero-beta-D-manno-heptose 1-phosphate adenylyltransferase, producing the protein MAATFERKLTTRDALAQLRPSLKGPVVFTNGVFDILHRGHVTYLADAKALGATLIVGVNSDASVRMLGKGDDRPINNEADRMALLAALESVDWVVCFGEQTPVALIEALHPDVLVKGGDYDMDKLPESALVRGWGGKALAIPFEHDRSTTALLKKVRAQG; encoded by the coding sequence ATGGCCGCTACTTTCGAACGCAAGCTCACGACACGCGACGCACTCGCTCAACTTCGTCCGTCGCTGAAAGGCCCGGTGGTCTTCACGAACGGTGTTTTCGATATCCTGCATCGCGGGCACGTCACGTATCTGGCGGACGCGAAGGCGCTTGGCGCGACGCTGATCGTCGGCGTGAACAGCGATGCGTCGGTGCGCATGCTCGGCAAGGGCGACGATCGTCCGATCAACAACGAGGCCGACCGGATGGCGTTGCTGGCCGCGCTGGAGAGCGTCGACTGGGTCGTGTGCTTCGGCGAGCAGACGCCCGTCGCGCTGATCGAAGCGCTGCATCCGGACGTGCTCGTGAAGGGCGGCGATTACGACATGGACAAGCTGCCGGAATCCGCGCTCGTGCGCGGTTGGGGCGGCAAGGCGCTGGCGATCCCATTCGAGCACGACCGCTCGACGACAGCGCTTCTGAAAAAGGTGCGCGCTCAAGGGTGA
- a CDS encoding type III pantothenate kinase produces the protein MSAPYLLIDAGNSRVKWALAQADGTQTHSGAFSHGGQLVKGTGDPLQSRHEPDWSTLPAPGSAWLSNVAGDAVARRIDAFIDRRWPGLARTTIRSAAQQCGVTNGYTTPSQLGSDRWAGMIGARAAFPGEPLLIATFGTATTLEALNADGVFVGGLIAPGWSLMMRSLGEHTAQLPTLDAAAARGLLADEPAATTRAAWFATDTPRSLSSGCALAQIGLIERMWRDLQEEWQVPVRLVVGGGAAGELVQALGVPYTRHDSLVLAGLALIAAQGSANPSTDAHPA, from the coding sequence ACAGACGCATTCAGGTGCGTTTTCACACGGCGGCCAGCTGGTAAAAGGAACCGGCGATCCCTTGCAATCAAGGCATGAGCCCGATTGGTCGACGTTGCCTGCGCCCGGTTCTGCATGGTTATCGAATGTCGCGGGCGACGCCGTCGCGCGCCGCATCGATGCATTCATCGACCGGCGATGGCCCGGTCTTGCGCGCACCACGATCCGCTCGGCTGCGCAGCAATGCGGCGTGACGAACGGATACACGACGCCGTCGCAGCTCGGTAGCGACCGCTGGGCCGGGATGATCGGCGCGCGCGCCGCGTTTCCGGGCGAGCCGCTGCTGATCGCGACCTTCGGCACGGCCACGACGCTCGAAGCCTTGAACGCAGACGGCGTGTTTGTCGGCGGATTGATCGCGCCTGGCTGGTCGCTGATGATGCGTTCGCTCGGCGAGCACACGGCGCAACTGCCGACGCTCGATGCCGCCGCCGCGCGCGGACTGCTGGCGGACGAACCGGCTGCGACGACACGCGCGGCCTGGTTCGCGACGGATACGCCGCGTTCGCTGTCGTCGGGATGCGCGTTGGCGCAAATCGGATTGATCGAGCGGATGTGGCGCGATCTGCAGGAAGAATGGCAAGTGCCCGTGCGGCTCGTCGTAGGCGGCGGCGCCGCGGGCGAACTGGTGCAGGCGCTTGGCGTGCCGTACACGCGTCACGACTCGCTGGTGCTGGCCGGACTCGCGCTGATTGCCGCGCAAGGTTCAGCCAATCCGTCGACGGACGCTCATCCGGCATGA
- a CDS encoding ferritin family protein → MNTMLYPELYKSLESVRWDMEKDIPWDKFDASLLTDEQAATIKMNAITEWSALPATEMFLRDNHHDSDFSAFMSVWFFEEQKHSLVLMEYLRRFKPEMVPTEEELHAVRFEFDPAPPLETLMLHFCGEIRLNHWYRRAAEWHTEPVIKAIYETISRDEARHGGAYLRYMKKALTNFGDGARAAFAKIGVLMASARRTEKPLHPTNLHVNQALFPRDTIQSRLPDPEWLERWLDEQIRFDDGWEKKVVERILHNLSILFERSFTTAQELNRYRKEVVTRLQAEQPAVQQPA, encoded by the coding sequence ATGAACACCATGCTTTATCCGGAACTTTACAAATCGCTCGAATCCGTTCGATGGGACATGGAGAAGGACATTCCCTGGGACAAATTCGACGCGTCGCTGCTCACCGATGAGCAGGCGGCGACCATCAAGATGAACGCGATCACCGAATGGTCGGCGCTGCCCGCCACGGAAATGTTCCTGCGCGACAATCATCACGACAGCGATTTCTCGGCATTCATGAGCGTGTGGTTCTTCGAAGAGCAGAAGCACTCACTGGTGCTGATGGAATATCTGCGCCGCTTCAAGCCGGAAATGGTGCCGACGGAAGAAGAGCTTCACGCGGTGCGCTTCGAGTTCGATCCGGCGCCGCCGCTCGAAACGCTGATGCTGCACTTCTGCGGTGAAATCCGCCTGAATCACTGGTATCGCCGCGCAGCCGAATGGCATACCGAGCCCGTCATCAAGGCCATCTACGAAACCATTTCGCGCGACGAAGCGCGTCATGGCGGCGCGTATCTGCGCTACATGAAGAAGGCCCTGACCAATTTCGGCGACGGCGCGCGTGCGGCGTTCGCAAAGATCGGCGTCCTGATGGCTTCGGCGCGCCGCACTGAAAAGCCGCTGCACCCCACGAACCTGCACGTGAATCAGGCGCTGTTCCCGCGCGACACCATCCAGTCGCGTCTGCCCGATCCGGAATGGCTCGAACGCTGGCTCGACGAGCAGATCCGTTTCGACGACGGCTGGGAAAAGAAGGTGGTCGAACGCATTCTGCATAACCTGTCCATTCTGTTCGAGCGCTCGTTCACGACGGCTCAGGAACTGAACCGCTATCGCAAGGAAGTCGTGACGCGCCTGCAGGCCGAACAGCCCGCAGTGCAACAGCCGGCCTGA
- a CDS encoding ABC transporter substrate-binding protein has protein sequence MPRYGTFAFSTLRNCASKRRTLLAATLSVLPGVALAQVKIGLVLSLTGPAASLGIPARDTASLFPKEIAGQKVEYIVLDDASDTTQAVQDTKKLISENHVDAIIGSSITPNSLAMIDVVAEGETPAISLASSAKIIEPVDAKRHWMFKTPQTDAMMASAITEHASQHGVKTIAYIGQADALGETFYAEVAKFAQIHHINVVANERFNRTDPSVTGQILKIMAANPDAVVVGAAGTPAALPPKTLISRGYKGKIYHNHGVGNNDFLRVCGADCNGTYLPASPVLVASQLPADYASKRLALDYIARFEKLRGPGSVSAFGSYAWDASMLLNNAVPIALKAAAPGTVEFRRALRDALEATKGLADTNGVVNMSTTDHLGLDQRARVMVEISNGKWVYQPR, from the coding sequence ATGCCGCGATACGGGACGTTTGCATTTTCAACTTTGCGCAATTGCGCTTCGAAGCGGCGCACATTGCTCGCCGCCACGCTTTCCGTTTTGCCTGGAGTCGCGCTCGCGCAGGTCAAGATCGGGCTCGTGCTGTCGCTGACGGGACCGGCCGCGTCGCTCGGCATTCCCGCGCGCGATACGGCATCGCTCTTTCCGAAAGAGATCGCCGGGCAGAAAGTCGAATACATCGTGCTCGACGATGCATCCGATACGACGCAAGCCGTGCAGGACACGAAAAAACTGATCTCTGAAAATCACGTCGATGCCATCATCGGCTCGTCGATCACGCCGAACTCGCTCGCGATGATCGACGTCGTCGCCGAGGGTGAAACGCCCGCGATTTCGCTGGCGTCGTCGGCGAAAATCATCGAGCCAGTCGATGCAAAACGTCACTGGATGTTCAAGACGCCGCAGACGGACGCGATGATGGCCTCCGCGATCACCGAGCATGCGAGCCAGCATGGCGTGAAGACGATCGCGTACATCGGACAGGCAGACGCGCTCGGCGAAACCTTCTATGCGGAAGTCGCGAAGTTCGCGCAGATTCACCACATCAACGTGGTGGCCAACGAGCGTTTCAATCGCACCGATCCGAGCGTCACCGGACAGATTCTGAAGATCATGGCGGCGAATCCCGATGCCGTCGTCGTGGGCGCGGCGGGCACGCCGGCCGCACTGCCGCCGAAGACGCTGATCAGCCGCGGCTACAAGGGCAAGATCTATCACAACCACGGCGTGGGCAATAACGACTTCCTGCGCGTATGCGGCGCGGATTGCAACGGCACGTATCTGCCCGCGAGCCCCGTGCTCGTCGCATCGCAATTGCCAGCGGACTATGCTTCGAAGCGTCTCGCGCTCGATTACATCGCGCGCTTCGAGAAGCTGCGCGGTCCGGGCAGCGTGTCGGCGTTCGGCTCGTATGCGTGGGATGCCAGCATGTTGCTGAACAACGCGGTTCCCATTGCGCTGAAAGCGGCTGCGCCCGGCACCGTCGAGTTTCGCCGCGCGCTGCGCGATGCGCTCGAAGCAACGAAGGGTCTCGCCGACACGAACGGCGTCGTCAACATGAGCACAACCGATCACCTCGGCCTCGATCAGCGCGCGCGCGTGATGGTCGAGATCAGCAACGGCAAGTGGGTGTATCAGCCGCGCTGA
- a CDS encoding enoyl-CoA hydratase/isomerase family protein has protein sequence MSHESESQTVEPAFYAHYRSLRVRRHAHGILEIVMSGEGANKSNLATADANMHRELADIWRDVDRDPETRVVVIRGEGKGFSAGGDLGLVEDMANDFDVRTRVWREARDLVYNVINCSKPIVSAMHGPAVGAGLVAGLLADISIATKSARIIDGHTRLGVAAGDHAAIVWPLLCGMAKAKYYLMLCEPMSGEEAERIGLVSLAVDDNDLLPKTFEVARKLASGSQTAIRWTKYALNNWLRSAGPTFDTSLALEFMGFAGPDVREGVASLRERRAPDFPGKEPF, from the coding sequence ATGTCTCACGAATCGGAATCGCAAACGGTCGAACCTGCGTTCTACGCGCACTACAGGTCGCTGCGCGTCCGGCGTCATGCGCACGGCATCCTCGAAATCGTGATGAGCGGCGAAGGCGCGAACAAAAGCAATCTCGCCACCGCCGATGCGAACATGCATCGCGAACTGGCCGACATCTGGCGCGACGTCGATCGCGATCCGGAGACGCGCGTCGTGGTGATTCGCGGTGAAGGCAAAGGCTTTTCGGCGGGCGGCGATCTCGGGCTCGTCGAAGACATGGCGAATGACTTCGACGTGCGCACGCGCGTGTGGCGCGAGGCGCGCGATCTCGTCTACAACGTGATCAACTGCAGCAAGCCGATCGTGTCGGCGATGCACGGACCGGCTGTCGGCGCAGGGCTCGTCGCGGGACTGCTCGCGGATATTTCGATTGCAACGAAGTCGGCGCGCATCATCGACGGGCATACGCGTCTGGGCGTCGCGGCGGGCGATCATGCGGCGATCGTGTGGCCGCTTCTGTGCGGCATGGCGAAAGCGAAGTACTACCTGATGCTGTGCGAACCCATGAGCGGCGAGGAAGCGGAGCGCATCGGGCTTGTGTCGCTTGCTGTCGACGACAACGATCTGCTGCCGAAAACCTTCGAAGTCGCGCGCAAGCTTGCGAGCGGTTCGCAGACGGCGATCCGCTGGACCAAGTACGCGCTGAACAACTGGCTGCGCTCGGCCGGCCCGACGTTCGATACGTCGCTTGCGCTCGAATTCATGGGCTTTGCGGGACCTGACGTGCGCGAAGGCGTGGCGTCGTTGCGCGAGCGGCGCGCACCGGACTTTCCGGGCAAGGAGCCGTTCTGA
- a CDS encoding PhaM family polyhydroxyalkanoate granule multifunctional regulatory protein, translating to MTDNSGSTPPFPGFPGFPPAEMLDRMWGMMRLTPFGAAFPGTTPGSSQGFVPSLSMMSDMMAPLTNVEELDKRITDMRAVEQWLKLNLNMLQSAIQALEVQRATLSTLRAFGAFAQQSMTQPPPEAPKQPEPQPAASAQEAGEAGESTPPPAFDASGWWNLLQAQFNQIAQFAMAQPAASTATGASEAGAGIEPSDLEPDEAPEPDAAGAAQPQPDDTPRPAAKRASATKRTGAAAAKKSSSTSGMTR from the coding sequence ATGACCGACAACTCCGGCTCGACGCCACCCTTTCCGGGCTTTCCAGGCTTTCCGCCCGCCGAAATGCTCGATCGCATGTGGGGCATGATGCGCCTCACGCCGTTCGGCGCGGCGTTTCCGGGCACGACGCCTGGCTCGTCGCAGGGCTTCGTGCCGTCGCTGTCGATGATGTCCGACATGATGGCGCCGCTCACGAACGTCGAAGAACTCGACAAGCGCATCACCGACATGCGCGCCGTCGAGCAGTGGCTCAAGCTCAATCTGAACATGCTGCAATCGGCGATTCAGGCGCTCGAAGTGCAGCGCGCGACGCTCTCGACGCTGCGGGCGTTCGGCGCGTTCGCGCAGCAATCGATGACGCAGCCGCCGCCCGAAGCGCCGAAGCAGCCGGAGCCTCAGCCTGCCGCGAGCGCGCAGGAAGCGGGCGAAGCAGGTGAGTCGACGCCGCCGCCCGCATTCGACGCATCCGGCTGGTGGAATCTGCTGCAGGCGCAGTTCAACCAGATCGCGCAGTTCGCGATGGCGCAGCCGGCGGCCTCGACGGCGACGGGCGCATCGGAAGCGGGCGCGGGCATCGAGCCGAGCGATCTCGAACCGGATGAGGCGCCTGAGCCCGATGCGGCAGGCGCCGCGCAGCCGCAACCCGACGACACGCCGCGCCCCGCGGCGAAGCGCGCGTCGGCCACGAAGCGCACGGGTGCAGCGGCTGCGAAGAAGTCGTCGTCGACATCGGGAATGACCCGATAG